ACGGGCCTTCTGGGCGTTCTCGTACTTGAACTTCCCGTAGTCCATGAGCTTGCAGACCGGCGGCTTGCCCTGCGGGGCGATCTCGACGAGGTCGAGGTCGGCCTCCTGCGCCAGGCGCAGCGCGTCAGGGGTCGGCACGATGCCGACCGTCTCTCCGTTGGGACCAACGAGGCGGACCTCGGGAACCCGGATCCGGTCGTTGATACGAAGCTCAGTGCTGATGTGTCCTCCAGTTGTCGTGGATGCGGAGGCTCTTGGTCCTTGCGACCCGGGCCGCGTGCACGGGCGGTCCGGGAAATGAAAAAGGGCTTCCGCTGATAGTTACCAAGCGGAAGCCAGTCAGGACGCTCACCCGAGCAGGGCTCGCACCACCGATTCCATCGCCCGAGGGCGTTGTCTTCGGGACCGGACCCGACGACCTGTGTTTCAGGGCGGTCGATGCGGGTGGGAGAACGCTTTCGTGATCTCCGCTTGTCAGATCGAACCGACGAAGTACGCCGGCTGATCGGTCAACACGGAACGTTACTGCAACATTCCGCGCTGTGCCCAATCCTGGGCCTCAGTCCTGCGGTCTCAATCCAGGGCCCCGACTTTCAGGGCCGCACCCACGCCGTACGCTGCCCGACCGTCGCCAGCTGCCAGCCCTCGGCCACCTTGCGCAGGTCGTCACCCTCGATCGCGAACGGCACCGGCCCGGCGAGGTCGAGCACGAGCGCGTCGGCGCCGTCGTGCACCGCGGCCTGGGCGGCGTCGAGCAGCGAGACCGGCACCGGACGGGCATCGGCCTGCCAGGCCCGCAGCGCAGCGGTGCCGGTGAACCCCAGCAGCGCCTGACGACCGTCGGCGCCGGTGAGCAGCACGGTGGCCATGTCGGAGGTCTTGTCGTGAGCCAGACCGGCCTCGTCGACCTCGACCTCGCCCAGCACCGCGACCACCGGCACGAGCACCCGTGCCGCGGCCAGCGCGCTGAGCACGTCGCCGTGCGTGGACTCGCCCGCTGCGTAGGACTGCAGCACGGCCGCAACCTCAGGACTGGTCTCGCCGGTGTCGCCGGGAAACGCGGTGCCGAGGAGTCGCTTGTCGTTCATCTCGGACATTCAACCTCACCGCGGCGCCACCGCCGAACTCCACGTCGGCGCCCCCGGCCCGGCCAGAACCGCGCCCGAGCCTGATCTCGGGGTGGTCTCAGGGGATATCCGGGTGGCGGCTCACCGCCACTGTGGGAGTCTGGAGGCATGGACCAAGGCGCCTACCTCGCACTAGCCGCCGCGCTCACCGTGCTGGGCGCGATCTGGACATGGGTCGCGTTCCGACGGCGCGGCCTGGGCTTCGGCGTACGGGCTCTGGGGTGGACGCTGCTGGCGCCGGCCGCCTACCTGACCGGCCTGCTGCGCGCCGGCGGACGGATCGTCGATGCGATCGCCGACTGGGCCGGCCGTCTGGTCTTCAGCCCGACGGTCTGGATCGGCTTCGCGGTCGCCGCGCTCGCGATCGTGCTGATCTTCCTCTCCCGCGTGCTGCCTTCCAAGGAGAGGTCGACCCGGGCGAGCAGGGCAGCGGCCCGGAAGGAACCCGGCGTCGAGAGTGGCGGCCAGGCCGGCGTGACCGGCGCCGCTGGTCCGGCCTCGGTCGGTGCCTCGAAGAAGTCCAAGGGCGCTGCGGTCGAGGAGGACGATGACGACATGGCCGACGTCAACGACATCTTGAAGAAGTACGGCATCTCCTGACGTGCCCCAGCCTGATCAACCCCGCGCTGATCGGCCCGACCGCATCGGCAACGCCGCCGCGGACCTGCTGACCATCACGATGAGCCGACCCGCGAGCCTCGGCCCGGGGCGGGTGATCTGCGTCGACGGCCCCGCCGGGTCGGGCAAGACCACTGTGGCCGATGCCGTCGCCGGCCTCTCCGGCTCGCCGGTGATCCACATGGACGACCTCTACGCGGGCTGGGACGGCATCGCCGAGGGCATCGCCCAGTTCGAGACGATCCTGACTCCTCTGGTCGAGGGCGCGGCCGGCTCCTACCGTCGCTACGACTGGCACCGGGGTGAGTTCGCCGAGACCGTCCTGGTGCCGCCCGCTCCCCTGCTCGTCATCGAGGGCGTCGGCAGCGGCGCCGCGGCCTACTCCGACCTGCGCACCGCCCTCGCCTGGGTCGACGCACCACCTCAGGTACGCCGCGCCCGCGGCATCGAGCGCGACGGCGACACCTTCGCTCCGCGCTGGGACGAGTGGGCGATCGCCGAGACCGACCTGTTCGCCCGCGAGATGACCGCCGCCCGCGCCGACATCGTCGTGCTGACCGACGACTAGCTGATCAGCTCGTCGAGGCGCGAGTAGGCCCTGGCGTCACCCTTGAGCACCACCGAGGAACGGCCGTCGACCGAGACCGGCACGTCACCGGCGATCGTGACCCGGCGCATCTCGCGCGGGTGGTGGTCGAAGTCGGCCACTGCGTAGTGCTGGGTGGCGCGGTTGTCCCACATCGCGACGTCGCCGGGCTGCCACCCCCAGCGGATCGTGTTCTCGAGCTTGGTGACCCGGTCCTGGAGCAGGTTGAAGAGGTGGATCGACTCGGTCGAGGTGAGCCCGTCGAACTCCTTGACGAACGAGCCGAGCACGAGGGTCCGCTCCCCCGTCTCCGGGTGGACACGGACGACCGGGTGGCGGGTCTCGAAGTCGACCGAGGCGAAGTCGTCGCGTGAGTAGTTGGCGTCGGGCTGGTCGTGCTCCTCGTCGCGCTGGGCGTAGTCGTAGGAGTTGGTGTGCACCGCCCACAGCTCGTCGGCCAGCGCCCGCAGCGGAGCGGGCAGCCGGTCGTAGGCGGCTGCGGTGTTGGCCCAGATCGTGGTGCCGCCGTAGGGCGGCAGGGTCACCGCGCGCAGCACCGAGATCGCCGGCACCCGGTCGACGAAGGTGACGTCGGTGTGCCAGGCGTTGGCGGCCATCCCGGCGTTGGCGGTGACCCGCAGCACCCGCCCGGAGCCGGTGTTGACCGTCGGGTGGGCCGTCGTGAGCTCGCCGAACCGCGCCGCGAAGACACCCTGCGCCTCGTCGGTGAGCCCGTCCTGTCCGCGGAAGAAGAGCACCTTGTGACGCAGCAGCGCGCTGCGTACGTCGTGGATCTGGGCGTCGTCGGCCTCGGCGATGCTCAGGCCCTCGATGACGGCGCCGATCCGGGCGCCGGCTCGGCGCACGCGGATGCCCGACGGTGTCTCGACGACGCCCTCGGGGCGGTGCAGCTCGGTGATGGTCACGTGGACCCCTTCCAGTCGTGGGATGTTGGGCAGCGGGTCAGGCGGCGGCGAGCTCGCGCTCGGCCTCGGGCTCGGAGTCGGCCTCGGCACCGTCGCGGCGGCCGAGCCTGGGCCACCACGAGGGCAGCGAGCGGCCCTGACCACCGAGGGCGGCGGAGACGCGGTCGAGGTAGATCGCGATCACGACCACGGCGAGGCCGCCTTCGATCGAGGCGCCGATCTGCAGGCCCTGGACGGCGTTGACGACGACGCCACCGAGGCCGGTGCCACCGACGAGACCGGCGACGACGACCATCGAGAGCGCCAGCATGATGACCTGGTTGACGCCGGTCATGATCGAGTCCTTGGCCAGCGGGAGCTGCACCTCGCGCAGGATCTCCCAGCGGCCGGCGCCGAACGCGGTGGCCGCCTCGACGGTCTCCTCGTCGACCTGGATGATGCCGAGCTGGGTGAGCCGGACCGCGGGCGGCAGCGCGAAGACGATGGTGGCGACCAGACCGGGAGCGTCGCCGACCCCGAAGAAGAGGATCGTCGGCAGCAGGTAGACGAAGACCGGCAGCGTCTGCATCAGGTCGAGGATCGGACGCAGCGCTGCCCGCAGCGGTGGGCTGAAGGCCGACCAGATGCCCAGCGGGATGCCGATCACCAGGGCCACGAGCGCGGCGACGAGCACCGAGGTGGTCGTCTGCATCGTCTCGTACCACAGGTCCATCGACTCGATCAGGAGCAGACCGACGCTCAGCACCAGGGTCAGCACGACCTGCCGGGAGACGAGGAGCGCGATGACGGCGAGCACGATGATCATCGCGATCGGCGGCAGACCGCCGAGCACGTTGTAGACCATCCGGAGCAGGAAGTTGAGCGCCTCCTTGATGCCGTCGAAGAAGGGGCCGAGGTTGTCGGTGAGGAAGTTGATGATGTCCTCGCCGATGTCACCGATGTGAAGATCAGGCATGGGCCACCTCCGTGGTGTCGTCGTTGGCGGTGGACAGCGCCGAGAGGATCGCGCCGCGAGTCACCACGCCCAGCAGCCGACCCTCGTCGTCGAGCACGGTGAGGGGAACGACCTGCTTGCCGGCCAGATGCATGAAGTCACCGACCACGTCGCTGTCCCTGACCTGGTGGTAGTCGTCGCCCAGCGCGTCGCTGACGTCCTTAGCGCGGCGCCGGGTCAGGCTCACCAGACGATCGTCGGTCACGACGCCGAGCAGCTTGTCGGCGGAATCGGTGACGAACGCACCGTTGACCTCGTTGTCGCCCAGGCGACGCAGCGCCTCCCGGGGCGAGATGTCCTCGGGCAGGACCAGCCGCGCCGGACGCACGAGGTCGGCCGCGCTGAGCACCCGCGCCCGGTCGACGTCGGAGACGAACTCACTGACGTAGTCGTCGGCGGGGTTGGCCACGATCTCGGGCCCGGGAGCCAGCTGCACGACGCGGCCCTCGCGCATCACCATCACGCGGTCACCGATCCGCATCGCCTCGTTGAGGTCGTGGGTGACGAAGACCGTCGTGCGCTGATCCTGCGCCTGGAGCTCGACGAGCAGATCCTGCATGTCACGGCGGATCAGCGGGTCCAGGGCCGAGAACGGCTCGTCCATCAGCAGGATCGGCGGGTCGACGCTCAGCGCGCGAGCCAGACCGACCCGCTGCCTCATCCCACCGGAGAGCTCGTGCGGGAGCTGGTCGCCGCGACCGCCGAGGCCGACACGCTCGAGGGCCGCGTCGGCCTTCTCCAGGCGCTCGGACTTCGCGATGCCGCGTACCTTCAGGCCGTACGCCGCGTTCTCCCGCACCGTGCGGTGCGGGAACAGCGAGAAGTGCTGGAAGACCATGCCGATGCTGTTGTTACGGATCTCGCGCAGCCGCTGGTCTGAGACCTTGGTGATGTCCTCGCCGTCGATGAGGAGCTCACCGGCGCTGGGCTCGTTGAGGCGGTTGATCATCCGCAGCACGGTCGACTTGCCCGACCCGGACAGGCCCATCACGACGAACATCTCGCCCGTGGCGACCTCGAAGTCGATCTCGTGGGCACCGAGGTAGCCGCCCGCGGCTGCCGCCGCCGCTCGCGGGTCGTCGGCGGCCAGCGCCTTCGCGGCCTGCCGCTGGCTGAGCCCGTAGACCTTGCTCAGACCCCGCCCGACGATCGCCGGCCGGACGGCCTCCTCGCTCGCGGCCCCGTCCGGCTGGGTCTCCGGCTGGGTCTCCGGCTGGGTCTCCGGCTGAGCCTCTGGCTGGCTCTGTTTCGGCTGGGTCTCGCTCATCAGATCTCTGCCTTCTCGCCGTCGGCGTCCTCGACTCCGTCGAGGAACTTCTCGATCTTGTCCGGGTTGTCCTTGATCCATGCCTCGGCGATCGCGGAGAGCTCCTTGCCCTGCTTGTCGTGCTCGTAGTAGAACTCGCCGGCCTCGTCGGTGGTGAACCTCAGGTTGGAGAGGAACTTCGCGATCTGCGGGTTCTCGTCGGCATAGCCCTTGCGCGTGACCGTGCGGATCTCGCCCGCGCCGCCCCAGACCTTGTCGGGGTCGTCGAGGAAGACCGCGTCGAACTCCACCGTCATCCAGTGCGGGCTCCAACCGAGGAAGACGATCGGCTGGCCGGCCTTCTGCGCCTTGTCGACCTGGGCGAGCATCGCCGGGGTGCCGCTGGCGACGAGCTTCCAGTCGCCCAGCCCGTACGCATCCTCGTCGATCGCCTTCTGGATCGTCTCGTTGCCGGGCGAGCCCGCCTCGATGCCGTAGATCTTCTTGCCGAACTTGGCGCCGTTGGCGTCGAGGTCGGCCAGCGACGTGATGCCGAGCTTCTCGGCGACGTCGCCGGGGATCGCCGGGGCATACTCGGTGCCCTTCACGATCGTGGAGAGCACCTCGATGTCACCGTCGTCGATGGCCTGGCCGAAGCTGGGCTTCTGCGAGGGCCACCAGTTGCCGAGGTAGGCGTCGATCTGGCTCGAGGAGACCGCGGTCGCGGCATTCTCCACCGAGAGGTTCTTCTTGATGCTCGCCTCATAGCCGAGCTCCTGGAGCACCTGGACGGCGACCTCGTTCTCGACCTGGAGGTCGACCCAGGGCTGTTCGGCGAGGACCACCGAGTTCTCGGCACCTCCGGAGTCGCTCTGGGCGAAGCCGTCACGCTCGCTCGCGGTCGTGCAGGCGGTCACGGTGGCTGCTGTCATCGCCATGGTGAGGGCGGCCACGGCGAGGCGTTGGGCGCGGCGCATGGGTGCTCCATCTATTCGGTACATATATGTCTAAGACACTAGACATTAGGCGACCGTGGATTCCAGTCTGTCCACGCTATGAGCAAGACCAGGATCCAGATGCAGACATAGAGCAGATCTATACCCCGTTGGCGTCCTGGGCAAGCTCGACGAACTGCTCCACCAGTGCGTCACCACGGTCGGGCAGCCACACCAACGACACGTTCACCCGCACACCGGCAGACAGCGGCACCACCCTCGCACCCGCCCGTGACGCCGCGCCCGCCATGCCTTCGGTCAGCACCGCCGCCCCGGCGCGCGCGAGCACCAACGGGGTGATCGAGGCGACGTGGGCCGTCTCGATGGCGACCTCCGTGGGAAGGCCGGCGGCCTCCAGGCGTGCGTCCAGGTACGTACGCAGCGCCGTGCCGCCAGGGGTCGCGATGAGACCGATCTCGGCGAGCTCCTCGATACCGACCTCCTCCGGCCCCTCGGGAGAGGGCGGAAGGACGGCGACCAGCTCGTGCTCGACGAGGTGGTGCGAGGCGAACGGACCACGCGGCGGCGCGCCGTCGATCAACCCGACGTCGGCCTCGGCCTTGCGCACCTGGTCGAGCACGTCCGAGCGGTGCTGCGGGTCGCCGACGACCACGTGCGCACCCGGCTGGATCCGACGGAACTCGGCCAGCAGCGGCACCAGCGGCTCGACCGCCCACACCGTGCTCGAGGTGATCCGCAGCCGCCCGAAACCCTCGTCGGAGATCGACCGGACTGCACCCGCGGCGAGCTCGAAGCCTCGTACGACACGGCGGGCGGGACCGATCAGCGCCGAGCCGGCCGGGGTGAGCCGCACTCCCCTGCCGTGACGCTCGAAGAGCGCACCTCCCAGCTCGCGTTCGAGCCCCCGCACGGCGTACGACAACGAGGGCTGCGCGACGTGGAGCCTCGCGGCAGCGCTGGTGAAGCTGCCCGCCTCGGAGATGGCGAGGAAGAACTCCAGCTGACGTCGCTCCATGCCAGCAGGCTAGTGCGACCGGGGGCCGGTGCGGCTGGGGCACCTCGATAGCCTGGACGCGTGCTGAGACCGAGCGGAGAGCAGTTCACGATCGACGGCGGCGGATATCTCGCCATGGTGACGGAGAGCGGTGGGGCGCTGCGGGTGCTCCGCCACGAGGGGCGGGATCTGGTCGACGGGTTCGACGAGGACGCGAAGTCCAGCGGCGGCAGCGGCCAGCTGCTGATGCCGTGGCCCAACCGGATCCGCGACGGGCGTTACCTGGTCGACGGCACGTCCTATCAGCTCGCCATCACCGAGCCCTCGCGCAACAACGCCTCCCACGGGCTGGCGCGGTGGGCGCAGTGGCTGCCCATCGAGGAGTCGCGGAGCTCGATCACCCTGGCCACCCGGGTGATGGCGCAGAGCGGCTACCCGTGGACCCTCGATCTCGAGGTGACCTACACCCTCGGCCCCGACGGGCTCACCGTGACCCAGGCGGCGACCAACCACGCAGCCACCCCGGCGCCGTACGCCTCGGGCGCCCACCCCTATCTCAGCCTCGGCGAGGGCCCCGTCGACGGGTGGAGGCTCGCTTCCCCCGCGCGCACCCGGCTGCTCTCCGACGCCGAGCGCAAGCTGCCCACCACCACCGAGTCGACCGGTTCGACGGCCTACGACTTCACGAGCGCCAGGCCCATCGGCGACGTCGTCTTCGACCACGCCTTCACCGACCTCGAGCGCGACCCGGACGGGCGAGCCACGCTCACCGTCCACGGCCCCGGCGGCGGGGTCGCGCTGTGGGTGGACGAGCACCACCCGTGGCTGATGATCTACAGCGCCGATGACCGGTCGCCGGCCCGCGGCAGCCTCGCCGTCGAGCCGATGACCGCTCCCCCGGACGCCTTCAACTCGGGCACCGACCTGCGCATGCTCGCCCCCGACGAGCGGTTCGAGGTCACCTGGGGAATCACGGCGCTACCGGAGTAGGCCTTCAGCGCTCGCATCCGAGCAGCCCGAGGTCGAAGGCCTCGGCCATCGCCGCGTATCCGGCATCCCCGGGGTGGAGATGGTCGCCGGAGTCGTAGGCGGGCAGGAAACGGCTCGGCCGGGCGGGGTCGCGCGTGGCGGCGTCGAAGTCGACGACGTCGTCGAACTCGCCCGAGGTGCGGATCCACTCGTTGACTGCCGTGCGCACCCGCTCGCGCTCGGGGGTGTAGCGGCTCCCGCCCTCGTACGGCGTCAGCGTCACGCCGACGATGCACAGGTCTTCCGCGTGCGCCTGCGCGATCAGGTCGCGGTAGCCGGCGACCAGGGCCGAGGCGTCGGTGGCCAGGTCCCACCGGATGTCGTTGATGCCGGCCAGCACGACGACCATGGAGACCCCGGGCTGGTCCAGCACGTCGCGCCTGAAGCGGTCCAGCGCCCGCTGTCCGCCGGTGCCGTCGGCCAGCACACGGTTGGCGGAGATGCCCTCGTTCATGACGCCGTAGCGCCCGTGGAGGCGGCTCGTCGCGACCCGGTCGGCAAGGGCGTCCGGCCAGCGCCGGTTGGCACCCACGCTCGAGCCGTTGCCGTCGGTGATCGAGTCGCCGAAGAGCACCGCGGTCTTGACCCGGCGCGGCTTGGTGACCACGACGCTCTCGACCCAGTACCAGCTGGGGATCTCGCTGGTGAACCCCGCGCCGGCCTCGTCGCCGGCGATGTCGCCGGCCGCGCCCGCCACGTAGGAGGTCTGCATCGCGACGTTGTGACCGGTGATCGGACCGCTCGCCCCGACGACGTGGAAGCTGAGCGCCAGGGTGGTGTCGGCCGGCACGCTCGCCTCGACCGGGTCGCTGATCACCTCGGCGCCGGGCGCCACCGTGACCTCGTCGGCTCCCTCGAAGCTCACCGGCCGGTTGGTGCCGGCCACGACCGCGGCGCCGGCGGCGGCCACGCCCAGGTGGGCGGAGGTGAAGGTCACCGGACGGTCGCCGAAGGCGTTCGAGAGCGTGATGCGTACGCCGGAACCACCCAGGGAGGTGTGCACCAGGTTGCGCACCGAGCGGTCGGTGATGCCCGCCGCGCCGGCCTCGCCGGCCACCTTGTCGGCCGAGGCACCCCAGGTGGCGACCGGGTGGACGGGCCCGACCTGATCCGTCGTCGCCTGGGCCGGAGCCATCGTGGCGAGCGCCAGCGCGGCGCTGAGAGCGATCGTGGGGGCGAACGTGGGGGCGGCGAGCCGAGTCCATCGCGTCGAAGTCACGCCTGCACGCTAAGGCTGCGATCGGCGCGGCCCGGGCGAAGTTCGCAAGGATTGGGCATTGCGTCGCACACGGTTCGCCGCGCGGTCATCCGACCAGCGGTTTCGCGCGCTCGGGCGCGGCTCAGGAGTGCGCAGCGACCAGCGCGCGCAGGGTGCGCACGCTCTTGCGGGACGAGCCTCCGTCGGAGGCCTGGATGCCGTGCATCGAGATGTTGTGACCAGAGGCCAGGTCGATGTTGGGCCAGGGCGCCCCGCGCGGGAAGTTGATGGCGAGGATCTCGGCCCACTCCAGGTCACGGCGCTTGTAGCCGTTGACGACGGTCAGCCCGGCCTCGCTGGCGACCACCCGCGAGCGCGTCAGCGCGTGCATGCAGACCAGGACCCCGATACCGAGTGCTGCCAGGGTGAGCTTCTCGAAGGTGGTGACCTGGGCCTTGATCTCCGGGGTGAAACCGACCCAGACCACGGTCATCATGACCGCCAGGGCGATCACGAGCATCCACCCCATCACCCGCACGCCGAACGGCCGCCAGGTGTGCGGCAGCGTCACCGCGACGCCGTCGGCGGAGGCGGGATCGGGCTCAGATGCGGCAGGCATTGATCGCCGTCAGCAAGATCGCGCGGGCGCCCACGGCGTAGAGGTCGTCCATCAGCCGCTGCGACCCCTCGCGCGGCACCATGGCTCGCACCGCGACCCAGCCCTCGCGGTGCAGCGGGCTGACCGTGGGCCCCTCGAGTCCAGGAGTCATCGCGGAGGCCTCGGCGAGGTCGGCGGCGCGGATGTCGTAGTCCATCATCACGTAGCTGCGCGCGATCAGCACGCCGTCGAGGCGACGCTTGAAGGTCTCGTAGGCGGCAGGCAGCGCGCTCGTGGCGGAGCCCGGCTCGTCTCCCGAGCGGGTGATCACGACAGCCTCGGAGTGCATGATCGGCTCGCCGAAGACCTCGAGCCCGGCCTGGCGCATCGTGGAGCCGGTCTCGACCACGTCGGCGATCGCGTCGGCGACACCGAGCTGGATCGAGGTCTCCACGGCGCCGTCGAGGCGGGTGACGCTGGCGTCGATGCCCTCGCGCTCGAGGTAGTCGGTGACGACCCCGACGTAGGAGGTGGCGATCCGCTTGCCGCGCAGCTGCTCGATCGAGGTGAACGCGCCGACGGTGCTGGCGAAGTGGAACCGGCTGCGCCCGAAGCCGAGCCCGACGACCTCGTCGGCCTTCGCGCCGGAGTCGAGGAGGAGGTCGCGGCCGGTGATGCCGATGTCGAGGGTGCCTTCGCCGACGTAGAGCGCGATGTCGCGCGGGCGCAGGTAGAAGAACTCGACGCCGTTCTCCTCGTCGATGAGGGTCAGGCGCTTGGAGTCCTCGCGCTGGCGATAGCCCGCCTCGCGCAGCAGGTCGGAGGCGGCGACGGAGAGCGAGCCCTTGTTGGGCACGGCGATCCGGAGCATGTCAGTCATGTGGGTTCCCTACAGGTGTGAGTAGACGTCATCGATCGAGATGTCGCTGGCGAGCATGAGCACCTGGGCGTGGTAGAGCAGCTGGGAGATCTCCTCCGCGGTCGCTTCCTTGCCCTCGTACTCGGCCGCCATCCACGACTCGGCGGCCTCCTCGACCAGCTTCTTCCCGATCGCATGGACCCCGGCGTCGAGCTGTGCCACAGTGCCGGATCCTGCAGGTCGGGTCCGGGCCTTCTCGCTCAGCTCGGCCCAGAGCTCGTCGAACGTCTTCACAAGCCTCAACCCTAGGCCGTACGCGGCCCGCCGCCCGAATCGTCTCAGCCCTGGACGGGGCGGACCGTGGCGCGATGCCGCTTCATGAACTCCACGTAGGCCGGCGCGTTGAGCTCGAGGATCGCGGCCGGGTTGGTGCCGGGCTCGATGGCGCCGCGGATCTTGGCAGGCACGCCCATGACCAGGCTGTGGTCGGGGATCTCGGCGCCCTCGACCACCATGGCACCGGCGGCGACCAGGCAGCCGTCACCGATCACGACGCCATCGGAGATCACCGCCCCGTTGCCGATCAACGACCCGGCGCCGATCCGGTCACCGTGCACCACGCAGCCATGGGCGACGGTGCTGTGCGGCCCCATCCCCAGCGAGGATCCGGGGCGCACATGGAGCACCGAGTTGTCCTGCACGTTCGACCCCTCCCCGATGATGATCGGGCCGATGTCAGCGCGGAGCACCGCTCCGTACCAGACGCTGGCGTTGGCCTCGAGACGTACGTCACCGATCAGCGTCGCCGTCGGCGCGACCCAGGCGTCGGGATGGATCTGCGGACTCTTGCCGTCGAACTCGAAGATGTTCATCGGAGCAGAGCCTAGAGGCACCCCTCAGTGTGACCCGTCGGGGCTGACATGGAGGACCACGCTGGTCAGCCGCGGCAGGACCTCGAGGAGGTGCTCCTCGGCATGGTGAGCGATGTCGTGACCGGCGGAGACCGGCTGGTCGGCGGCGACCGTGATGTCGCCGTCGGCGTGGAGGGTGTGGCCGATCCAGCGCAGCCTCAGGCTGCGGATCTCGAGGACACCCTCGACGGTGCAGACCGCTTCCCGCGCACGCCTTACGTCCTCGGGCGTGACCGCGTCCATCAGCCGGGCACCGACCTGCTTGAGCGCCGAGCGCAGCACACCGAGGATCGCGACCGCGATCAGCAGCCCGATGACCGGATCGGCCCAAGGCACCCCGAAGGCGACACCGGCGGCGCCCAGCACCACGGCCAACGAGGTGAACCCGTCCGTACGCGCGTGGAGCCCGTCTGCGACCAGCGCCGCCGAGCCGATCTGGCGGCCCACCCGGATCCGGTAGCGTGCGACGACCTCGTTGCCCGCGAACCCGACCACGCCCGCCGCCGCCACGGCCCAGACGTGCTCGATGTCGCGAGGATGGAAGAGCCGGTCGATGGCCTGCCAGCCGGCCAGGACGCTGGAGAGGGCGATCATCGCCACGACGAAGAGCCCGGCGAGATCCTCCGCCCGGCCGTAGCCGTAGGTGAAGCGGTCGTTGGCCGGACGCCGAGCCAGCCAGAAAGCGAGAAGCAGCGGCACCGCCGTCACCGCGTCAGCGACGTTGTGGAGCGTGTCGCCCAACAGGGCCACCGACCCGGTCAGCGCGACCACGCCTGCCTGCAGGACGGCCGTCAGCGCGAGCACTCCAAGGCTGATCCAGAGCGCCCGGCGGCCACGGACGTCGGCTTCGAGCGCCTCGTCGACCTGGTCGGCGGCATCGTGGGAGTGCGTGCCGAGCAGCTCGGAGACCATGTGCCCGACCCTGGCCCATCGGCCTTCACGATGACTGTGCCGATGACCGTGCCGGTGACTGTGGTCGTGCTCGTGCTCGTGCTTGTGGGCATGCAGCGTATGGGTCATGCCGGCTCCTCGCCGGACCGGTGATGTGCGGGCACCTGGTCCAGGAGATGCTCCACGTGGCCGATCGTGTCGAGCACGAGCTGGCGCACGTGCCCGTTCTCGACCCGATAGAGCACCGAGGTGCCCTCCTTCCGCGTGGTCACCAGCCGGGCCATCCGCATCTTCGCCAGATGCTGGGAGACCCCCGGAACCGGCTTCTCCAGCATCCCGGCCAGCTCCGAGACCGAGCGCTCCTCGTCGAGCAGCAGCCCCGCCAGCTGCAGGCGCGTGGGGTCGGCCAGCATCCGCAGCACCTCGACGGCCAGCGTGACCACGTCGTCGCCCCAGATCGGAGGTTGCGTACTTGCATGCATGCGCAAATTATAGCGGAAGCGAACACCGGACAGAAGGCCCGACCGACACACCCCGGATCGGGACCGACGAGCATCCGAGCCCCACTACCCTCGACTCCCGATGACCAGGACCGAGATCGGCGCCTCCTACGACAGCCGCGCAGACGAATACATCGACCTCTTCGGATCGGTCGACCAGCTCTCCGGAGCCGATCGCGACCTGATCGCCGGCTGGCGCGCGAAGGTCTCCGGCCGCATCCTCGACGCCGGCTGCGGGCCGGGCCAGTGGAGCCGGTTCCTGGCAGAGACCGGCACCGGCGAGGTGGTGGGCGTCGACGCGTCCAGCGGGTTCCTCTCCTCGGCGCGCGCACGCCATCGCGACCTCGCCCTCGCCCGGGCCGACCTGGCCGCGCTCCCCCTCGCCGACTCGTCGGTCGGTGGCGTCCTGGCGTGGTATTCGATCATCCACACCCCGCCGGCCGGTCTACCGTCGATCCTGAGCGAGCTCGCCCGAGTGCTCA
The sequence above is drawn from the Nocardioides albertanoniae genome and encodes:
- a CDS encoding SseB family protein, with the protein product MNDKRLLGTAFPGDTGETSPEVAAVLQSYAAGESTHGDVLSALAAARVLVPVVAVLGEVEVDEAGLAHDKTSDMATVLLTGADGRQALLGFTGTAALRAWQADARPVPVSLLDAAQAAVHDGADALVLDLAGPVPFAIEGDDLRKVAEGWQLATVGQRTAWVRP
- a CDS encoding 4-amino-4-deoxy-L-arabinose transferase; translated protein: MPQPDQPRADRPDRIGNAAADLLTITMSRPASLGPGRVICVDGPAGSGKTTVADAVAGLSGSPVIHMDDLYAGWDGIAEGIAQFETILTPLVEGAAGSYRRYDWHRGEFAETVLVPPAPLLVIEGVGSGAAAYSDLRTALAWVDAPPQVRRARGIERDGDTFAPRWDEWAIAETDLFAREMTAARADIVVLTDD
- a CDS encoding TauD/TfdA dioxygenase family protein, which gives rise to MTITELHRPEGVVETPSGIRVRRAGARIGAVIEGLSIAEADDAQIHDVRSALLRHKVLFFRGQDGLTDEAQGVFAARFGELTTAHPTVNTGSGRVLRVTANAGMAANAWHTDVTFVDRVPAISVLRAVTLPPYGGTTIWANTAAAYDRLPAPLRALADELWAVHTNSYDYAQRDEEHDQPDANYSRDDFASVDFETRHPVVRVHPETGERTLVLGSFVKEFDGLTSTESIHLFNLLQDRVTKLENTIRWGWQPGDVAMWDNRATQHYAVADFDHHPREMRRVTIAGDVPVSVDGRSSVVLKGDARAYSRLDELIS
- a CDS encoding ABC transporter permease; protein product: MPDLHIGDIGEDIINFLTDNLGPFFDGIKEALNFLLRMVYNVLGGLPPIAMIIVLAVIALLVSRQVVLTLVLSVGLLLIESMDLWYETMQTTTSVLVAALVALVIGIPLGIWSAFSPPLRAALRPILDLMQTLPVFVYLLPTILFFGVGDAPGLVATIVFALPPAVRLTQLGIIQVDEETVEAATAFGAGRWEILREVQLPLAKDSIMTGVNQVIMLALSMVVVAGLVGGTGLGGVVVNAVQGLQIGASIEGGLAVVVIAIYLDRVSAALGGQGRSLPSWWPRLGRRDGAEADSEPEAERELAAA
- a CDS encoding quaternary amine ABC transporter ATP-binding protein, with amino-acid sequence MSETQPKQSQPEAQPETQPETQPETQPDGAASEEAVRPAIVGRGLSKVYGLSQRQAAKALAADDPRAAAAAAGGYLGAHEIDFEVATGEMFVVMGLSGSGKSTVLRMINRLNEPSAGELLIDGEDITKVSDQRLREIRNNSIGMVFQHFSLFPHRTVRENAAYGLKVRGIAKSERLEKADAALERVGLGGRGDQLPHELSGGMRQRVGLARALSVDPPILLMDEPFSALDPLIRRDMQDLLVELQAQDQRTTVFVTHDLNEAMRIGDRVMVMREGRVVQLAPGPEIVANPADDYVSEFVSDVDRARVLSAADLVRPARLVLPEDISPREALRRLGDNEVNGAFVTDSADKLLGVVTDDRLVSLTRRRAKDVSDALGDDYHQVRDSDVVGDFMHLAGKQVVPLTVLDDEGRLLGVVTRGAILSALSTANDDTTEVAHA
- a CDS encoding ABC transporter substrate-binding protein, with the protein product MRRAQRLAVAALTMAMTAATVTACTTASERDGFAQSDSGGAENSVVLAEQPWVDLQVENEVAVQVLQELGYEASIKKNLSVENAATAVSSSQIDAYLGNWWPSQKPSFGQAIDDGDIEVLSTIVKGTEYAPAIPGDVAEKLGITSLADLDANGAKFGKKIYGIEAGSPGNETIQKAIDEDAYGLGDWKLVASGTPAMLAQVDKAQKAGQPIVFLGWSPHWMTVEFDAVFLDDPDKVWGGAGEIRTVTRKGYADENPQIAKFLSNLRFTTDEAGEFYYEHDKQGKELSAIAEAWIKDNPDKIEKFLDGVEDADGEKAEI